A stretch of Crossiella cryophila DNA encodes these proteins:
- a CDS encoding vWA domain-containing protein yields MNEYEPVLRRAFSILVPGHRVFIRPAEQPATGRNPLGFTVDFPVAWNLAARFCTPVWEELTAPLQYQMIAYLAGHEAMHAWETTQGHQPLPTTTLPGIVGNILADIRGDYLPVLDSLNNWPLNRELAYQILLEPCGEPADAAADSSVVEDAVRLLSWGLMIMRCGRLRCADGTETDSPADAVFASVWPRMASVLVQARHTSWRQEAQLAEELLDILWQWAHDRRQHTEEGESLTREEFERLLFDLLRDSPRTPCCMSREPVQHRLPPEAVPRQIGREALRFDSYRRAVSQYHRDLANVPARNELVSQPEEWAKILRTPDWSDIVVRQEHLVPLLAQHFVDILRPLLTAPAHQRCRSTSGSSLDLERQAGRIFVNAHHAVEHAPPIWLANVPSARRPYRIQCVTLVDCSGSMLTDLPESAPMAFATAAAMLETAARLDGLIDFGIAGFADEVMVIRNLADASPVATARKLLVHAQSIGDGTCLRPAITWARDQFAAVQADRRTRRLLLIITDARLDEHLPAAAAEVAKLDEDVLVLAVGLAEADHELLSEVVPAVVAVPPEQPELLPHLVRQVLEDVVRQDRVLG; encoded by the coding sequence ATGAACGAGTACGAACCCGTACTGCGACGGGCCTTCAGCATTCTCGTGCCCGGCCACCGGGTGTTCATCCGGCCCGCAGAACAACCAGCGACCGGGCGCAATCCACTGGGCTTCACGGTGGACTTCCCCGTCGCATGGAACCTGGCAGCCCGTTTCTGCACGCCCGTGTGGGAGGAACTCACTGCACCGTTGCAGTACCAGATGATCGCCTACCTGGCCGGCCACGAGGCCATGCACGCCTGGGAAACTACCCAAGGCCATCAGCCGCTGCCGACGACCACGTTGCCCGGCATCGTGGGCAACATCCTGGCCGACATCCGCGGCGACTACCTGCCGGTGCTGGACAGCCTCAACAACTGGCCGCTCAACCGGGAACTGGCCTACCAGATCCTCCTGGAGCCCTGCGGCGAACCGGCCGACGCCGCCGCCGACAGCTCGGTGGTCGAAGACGCCGTGCGCCTGCTGTCCTGGGGATTGATGATCATGCGTTGCGGTCGCCTCCGCTGCGCCGACGGCACCGAAACCGACAGCCCGGCTGACGCCGTATTCGCCTCGGTGTGGCCACGGATGGCCTCGGTTCTGGTCCAGGCCAGGCACACCTCCTGGCGCCAGGAAGCACAACTGGCCGAAGAGCTGCTGGACATCCTGTGGCAGTGGGCACACGACCGACGGCAACACACAGAGGAAGGAGAATCTCTGACCCGCGAGGAGTTCGAGCGCCTACTGTTCGATCTCCTGCGCGACAGTCCCCGCACACCGTGCTGCATGAGCCGAGAACCCGTGCAGCACAGGCTGCCGCCAGAGGCCGTCCCCAGACAGATCGGGCGCGAAGCCCTTCGATTCGACTCGTACAGGCGTGCGGTTTCGCAGTACCACCGGGATCTGGCGAACGTTCCAGCACGCAACGAACTGGTCAGCCAGCCAGAGGAGTGGGCCAAGATCCTCCGCACCCCGGACTGGTCGGATATTGTTGTGCGGCAGGAACATCTCGTTCCGCTGTTGGCTCAGCACTTCGTCGACATCCTACGACCGCTGCTCACCGCGCCCGCGCACCAACGGTGCCGCAGCACCTCGGGATCCAGCCTAGACCTGGAGCGGCAAGCCGGCCGCATCTTCGTCAACGCCCACCACGCGGTCGAGCACGCACCACCAATCTGGCTGGCGAACGTTCCCAGCGCTCGCCGGCCTTACCGCATCCAGTGCGTAACGCTGGTGGACTGCTCCGGATCAATGCTGACGGATCTGCCCGAGTCCGCGCCGATGGCCTTCGCCACCGCGGCGGCAATGCTGGAGACCGCAGCCAGGCTCGACGGGCTGATCGACTTCGGCATAGCCGGATTCGCCGACGAGGTCATGGTCATCCGCAACCTCGCCGACGCCAGTCCTGTTGCCACCGCCCGGAAGTTGTTGGTGCACGCCCAGTCCATCGGCGACGGCACCTGTCTGCGGCCAGCGATCACCTGGGCGCGCGACCAGTTCGCCGCCGTGCAGGCTGATCGCCGAACCCGCCGACTGCTCCTGATCATCACCGATGCCCGTCTAGATGAGCACCTACCGGCCGCCGCGGCCGAGGTCGCCAAACTCGACGAGGACGTGCTGGTGCTGGCCGTCGGTCTCGCCGAGGCCGACCACGAACTGCTCAGCGAGGTCGTGCCTGCCGTCGTGGCGGTGCCGCCGGAGCAACCGGAACTGTTGCCGCACCTGGTGCGGCAGGTCCTGGAAGACGTAGTCCGCCAGGACCGGGTTCTCGGCTAG